The genomic segment cTAGGAGCTCTGGACTCTAGGATCTCTGGACTGTAcgaagactctaggagctctggactgtaggagctctggactgtaggaagactctaggagctctggactgtaggaagactctgggagctctggactgtaggagctctggactgtaggaagactctggGTGCTCtggactctaggagctctggactgtaggaagactctgggagctctggactctaggagctctggactgtaggaagactctgggagctctggactgtaggagctctggactgtaggaagactctgggagctctggactataggagcaactagacaacacctaccttcaattgagagtccacaccccaattaactaaacatagaaaacagactaactagaaagaacatagactaacagagcagtgaccaaaaaaccccggaatacatacatcaactactctacataatacacacaccccgaaccacataaaccaaataccctctgccacgtcctgaccagcctacactaacaaaataaccctcatactggtcagaatgtgacattccccccccccccccccaaaggtgcagaccccggatgcacctctcacacacaaaaaacaacaacaaataaccccaaAAACACTAATAAATCCCCAAAAGTACatgggagggtggccaccgtcaccgacaaACTGTCACCGTCCCCTCATAAACTGTCTCTACAGTGATGTCCCTCTGTCGACCccggactgtaggaagactctaggagctctggactctaggagctctggactgtaggaagactctgggagctctggactgtaggaagactctgggagctctggactgtaggaagactctgggagctctggactgtaggagctctggactgtaggagctctggactgtaggaagactctaggagctctggactgtaggaaggctctaggagctctggactgtaggagctctggactgtaggagctctggactgtaggaagactctaggagctctggactgtaggagctctggactgtaggagctCTGGACTATAGGAGccctggactgtaggaagaccctaggagctctggactctaggagctctggactgtaggaagactctaggagctctggactgtaggagctctggactgcaggaagactctaggagctctggactgtaggaagactctaggagctctggactgtaggagctctggactgtaggagctctggactgtaggaagactctggaagctctggactctaggagctctggactgtaggaagactctgggagctctggactctaggagctctggactgtaggaagactctgggagctctggactgtaggagctctggactgtaggagctctggactgtaggagctctggactgtaggaagactctgggagctctggactgtaggagctctggactgtaggaagactctgggagctctggactctgggagctctggactgtaggaagactcttggAGCTCtggactctgggagctctggactctgggagctctgcactgtaggaagactctgggagctctggactgtaggaagtctcactcggctctgaacagtgggccgtctcacctggttccgaacagtgggccgtctctctccggggcactgtcgccggaagctctggacgaggcactgtcgccgggaagttctggacgaggcactgtcgccggaagttctggacgaggcactgttgccggaagttctggactgtagccagactcactcggctctgaacagtgggccgtctcacctggttccgaacagtgggccatctctctccggggcactgtcgccggaagctctggacgaggcactgttgccggaagctctggacgaggcactgttgccggaagttctggactgtagccagactcactcggctctgaacagtgggccgtctcacctggttccgaacagtgggccgtctccctccggggcactgtcgccggaagctctggtgcgcggggctggcttaggatgtgccagactaaggacacgcaccacatgGCCAGTACGAGGAACATGGACAGGAcgtgctggactgggctgacgcactgaagcctggtgcgtggtgctggtaatggaggtatcatactggagacacgcaccttagggctagtgcgtggagcgggaacaggacgtactggactgggctgacgcactggaagcctgatgcgtggtgctggtactggatatgccagactggaaacacacaccttagggctagtgcgtggagcgggaacaggacgtactggactgggctgacgcactggaagcctgatgcgtggtgctggtactggatatgccagactggaaacacacaccttagggctagtgcctgggctgacgcactggaagcctggtgcgtggtgctggtactggatatgccagcctggaaacacacaccttacgGCTAGTGCGGAGAGCGGGAACAAGATATATtggaccgtgaaggcgcactggcggtctcgagcgcaatactggctccacccttcctggctggatgcccgctttcccctgacaaatgcggggcgcaggtactgcgcacaccggcctgtgaatactAGGCCTCAACGCTGTACACCTCACTCCAACGCACGGGACCTGACTAATACTAGGCTGCCCCAAATAAGCACGAGGATTTGGCTTGCGGCTCAATCCTGGccctgccaaactacccgtgtgcccccccaaaaaaattattggggctgcctctccggtttaatagccagtcgtgttcccctgtagcgttcccggtcttcgctccattttttccatgggccctctccggccataatctgttcccatgtccatttctcccgttggtccaactcaaattccctttgctccactaagtccacctgttgctccttcctccgctgcttgatccggatttggtgggaggttctgtaacgacggtcgtcaggaatggaccaaggcgcagcaggttgagtgctcataattaactttctAATGAAACCACTTATACAAACAAAATaaaacgatggacgacgaatacagacttgacggcaaaagacagcaattcaagtgacaacctcccacaaattacaaacacaaacacaccctaatatataggactctcaatcaaaggcaactagacaacacctgccttcaattgagagtccacaccccaattaactaaacatagaaaacagactaactagaaagaacatagactaacagagcagtgaccaaaaaaccccggaatacataaatcaactactctacataatacacacaccccgaaccacataaaccaaataccctctgccacgtcctggccagcctacactaacaaaataaccctcatactggtcagaacgtgacagaaaTTTACAGTgatagaattcagaacatgggccgctCTTACAGTGTTccccctgtacaccaagtcagaaccgtaggataaataaaaggagcatataagcagacaatgaaagctcttacaatatttgatggttacatttctcaaaaacaggttataggctacatgtgcaccaccaagtcagaacagtaggcgaaatgaagaggtgaaaatagaccaaatgatTAGGCTGAGGCAtgtgggctactaacagctttctACACAACAGACACTTAGAATTACtttcagtatacatatctccctggtatacatatctccctggcatattacataatttatgcagcagcatacaatacatttttggactcaccttgttatgctgtgctcacttgaacagaaaggtggttagccactgattccttccaaatcactcattgttgaatttacgatttccaacttgttgtgtttatgtccaatggccaatgagcaccgatacattttatctataatttctcttcattatttctcttcatataacaacgattaaaaaggatttgcctgtagattgtcgacttgattcatgatgactgctatttaagaaagctactgtagatataatgtgatttgactgcATTTTCTATATGGCCAATAACATTGAGCCTTCTCGGATGGGCACttgtaatgtaactctatggcaggacccaaGGGGCTTcaattttcgagctctacccttagacttggcggtgacgtatgacgtagtgtccccatgagtgacagaacactgagccaatcacggcgcaacgctccgtgtattctgctggcttgccccaccaccatattttggagctgccttactcaaaaaACAAAAAGAGACcgtgtttgtatgtggctttattaactcaatgatatatatatataaatatatattttttttacattgtttgcaaactgatatgtgacacgtattaatcccaaaataacatgcaaaacaggcaagccccccaaAAAACAGGCTCTGCCCcaactgccctgaatgacgggtcgccactgttgTCATTAAATAATTATCCTGCACGGCAAGAGGTAAAGAAAACCAGTATAAACTGAAAAATTACAAGTACAAAAGACTAATGCGAAGACTCTGAATGTTTGAGTTATGTTGTGAAAAATGTGCAGAATGTTTTGTTACAAAATAATCTAAATAAATAGATGATAATAACACTTTTGTTTTGCTTAGAAGTAAGCTTAAAAAGGAAAGTCTGTTAGGAGAACAGAAATAATAAGATATTGAACATAATTCAGTTATTTATTGGTAACACAAAGGTTGCTATACAGGGAAAGAATGAGTGTTGTTGTGGATGTCATGTTGACATCGAAGTTCATATCCAAGTAAAGGGGGGATATCGTGTATTGATGTGACATAGTGATGTATGACGTCACCACGTCAGTAAAGAAGTGGGGGGCGTGTTACACAGACAGTGATGGAGTAAAGACATGTTGAAGTTTAACTCTGAGTCTGGTTGATTTCATTCAGTATAATATCCTAACTTAGCACAATTTGTAAGAATAGGATTAAACaatacccacatacatttataactgttactgacttcagtgttagtttccttacatTTCGCATCATACCATTACATTGCTTGTTTACATTTCTTTCCTCTGCCACGTTTGTGTGGTTGTTCCTAAGGATAGCTAGCaatagtggatcatattaggctaaAGTATTACAAATTGTGCAATCatttaggacatgtagcctatctgAATAAAAAAACTcccagctcagagtaggttttaggatgatgttagaCACTGCCCAGACAAACTCTGAGCCAGGAATAAAATCAACTCCAAAAAAGTTTATCTCAGCTGGTAATCATGAAAGTCTGAGGTTTTGCAAAGGAAATATAGTGATGACGCTAATTGACCAAGTTTCAAATGATGGGTGAATGTGACTGTACATCAAATGTGGCAATGGTAATACTTTTAATACAAATTTTGCATTACACGATCACTTTGCCTAGTCTTAATTATTGCCTAAtatgctgagtgtacaaaacaatagaaacaccttcctaatatttagttgcatgccctttgccctcagaacagcctcaattcatcagggcatagactctacatgtcatgccctgatctgtttcaccaggctttgtgattgtctccacacatctccaggtgtcacctgttttccccattagtccctgggtatttattcctgtgttctgtttgtcttttgccagttcatcaagtcaaccagcgtggtttttccgtgctcctgctttttccttATCTCCGTTTTTCTAGTCCTttgggttttgacccttgcctgcccagactctgagcccgcctgcctgaccattctgcctgcccttacCTTgaacctgcctgccactctgtacctcctggactctgacctggtttatgatcttttgcctgtccacgacctgtTTCTTACCTGCCCCTTGgactataataaatatcagagactccaACCatttgcctcctgtgtctgcatctgggtctcccCCTGTATCGTTatactacaaggtgtcgaaagcgctccacagggatgctggcccacgttgactgcaatgcttcccatagtttaAACATGGAGCCTGGTGCACAGTTCACTTTAGACTGGACCATTGTCATCACAGTTTCATGATTAGTGAGGAttattagggtagatttataggaccaTATCGTACAGTTTTCTCAACTTCCAATATTTCATGGAATATGGCAAATTtcaggatattttttttatattcatCAATATATTTTGTGCGTATAGTCTCTCCAaacctatttaaaaaaaatattattcataaatactttcctaaccctaaataatatacaagatcacagtatttttaaatctaccaattggtgctgaaaaggagATAAAAGTATATGTATTTACctggctttctttcattgatccttAATATTCTGGATAATACTCTCCATATGTTCCAGTGAGTTTGTCGAGAAAATTCAAATTAAAGGTACACtaaatttaaagggatggctttagataaatgtaatgaaaaccctattgaatgaaaactccaagagaacatctgttggccagcaagtgagAGGGTTTTCAGCTGTTTAATAAAATGTATTCAGCGTTCTCAAGGGAACCACGCATGCAAAGCCATTTACTAAGCTGTATAacgtaagtctgaataccaactgcTGAGAAGTGTGTAGGATCAGGCCCTATGTGTATCAAAGGATTCCTTTGATGAAGGAAGACTGATAAAGACAGAATAATAGAAAAGGAAACCATTTTATTAAATAGAGTTTTGCATATCATCCAAGATTAAATAGTTACATAAAATGTACCAAAAATATAGTACagtataaatatttttttaccaGGTGATTTGACTCagcacacattctcatttacagcaacgacctggggaataattATAGGGGAGAGGAGTGAGCAAATtcgaagctggggatgattagatggCATATTAGacagccagattgggaatttagccaggccCTCAGGGTTAAGACCCCTACTCTTACAGTAAGTGCTATTGCATCTATTACTGACCACAgacagtcaggacacctgtttaacatcccatccaataGATGGCACCCTACACATCACAATGTCCCCAATCAAAATGTTTTCAGAtcagagtgcctcctactggccctccaacaccacttccagcagcatctggtctctcaTCCAGAAACCCAcctggaccaaccctgcttagctttatTGGCAAGCCAACAGTGGGATGCAtgatggtatgctgctggcataaGTGCTAATACTGTAAAGAAGAGAATGAGTTGGGATGTGTTCAGTGAGGCATCATATTCAGAACGTTGTATATAGAAATGTAATGAAATAGAGCTGACATGACTCACTGCTCTTCAGGATAGACAATCATATGTGTTCTATACAATGCATTTCTATCTGAATGCAATGTAACGTTGTCATTGAGAATCCATCTTGGAATGTCATTGAGAACTGATCTTGCCCCCCTCGCTCCCCCCACCTTCCCTCTCTGTCACTGCTCTAACATCAAAACATGTGGTTTCCTGGCAGAGGCTGTCTTAGCTTTCAGGAAAACCTCTCAGTGAGTATGATGACATCACTACACACATGCAGTCTAGTCCTCCATGGAGCAGGCAGCAGTgctcaacgtgtgtgtgtgtacattctgCAATACAGCTGATTCAATGCTTAGTAAACACTTCCCCTGTGCCACTGACTGACGGGTGTATAATGCTACAAAACAAAGCTGCTTATTTTTCTCTTCTTCAtagaaataaatataaataaatctaCAGTCCTTGtctaaataatataatataaaatgtCTTAATAACTTAGCGGGAGATGGTGACAGTGGGATGATCTACATTTTGGAGAATCTTCAGACACCATGACCCCACTGTCCAGTCTTGCTTCAACTCATTCTAGGTTTTCAGCAGGTCACGAGTTAATCATAGTTCAGTTACTCAGTGACAGTCACTGTCAGTAACAGTTGTTCAGCATGGCACAAACTGATCTGAGTTCAGTTGCTCAGTGATTATCAACATTAGTAACAGTAATTCAGCTGATCCAGGTTCAGTAGTAACCGACCGAGGTAGCCCTTGAGTCTGTTTAGCGCCACTGGACCCACACTCAGACCATACTTCCTGGTAGTGTCTTTCAGCGCCTCTGACAGCCGtccctctcctgtctgtttctgctGGCGGCCTGGGCAGCGTGATATCATCCAGTTCTCCAGCAGACCCCTCATAGTGGAGGTGTCTTCCACCAGCTGTTTGAGGTCTGCCCAGTCTAGGAAGAGCATTAGGTCCTGGTAGAACCCCATGGTCTCCATTATGGAAGGCAGACTTTCTATATGCTGATCTACTGCAGCCGCAGGGAGAAATGGGTCCATGCCCTCGATTAGGTTAGGAGATATATCCAGCTGGAGGAAGAGATAAATGTGATTAATATACGATTAATGTAGGCTATAGatgctgtttttttgtttgtttaattcATCAACAAGCTAAAGACTGCATAAATCAGTACACTAAtgattgactgactggatgactgattgATAGATTGGTTGATTACCTTATTGATCCTAATCACCATGGTTTGAGCAAGGTCTTTCACCTTGGTCCTCACTACATGCAATGAGAGTGAAGCTCCTGCCCCCACGCTGAACAGAGCCAACAGAGAGGACAACAGGAGGGCCATGGAGCAGTCCATATCTGTAGTTTGGTTGAATGGGCGTATGTGCCTGAACGTGTGTACCTGTGTCAATATGTGTGCAGGTTTTTGTCTAGAACCTGGTGGTTTCTTTGTGTTTATATAAAGAACAGCACGGGTACTCCTGTAAGAGAGAATATATACATAAGCAGGTTGTTCTACTATGGTCTGTTGTGGAGCACACGTACAATTATCCACTTTAATAATATGAATCTGATAATATTTAAAGTCTAAACTTCAATGTAATGTTTTGGTTGGAGATTAATGTTTGTTTTAGACAAATCAATACTTGGCAGAGGGTCAGTGGTGAAATTCCCACTTAGAGAGAACAGCCTGCCCTCTGATAAATAGACTACAGATAAGGCTCACTGTACTAACCCCATCCTACTGAAAACAGACAGAAATCAGTCGATCAGGTTTATCTGATCTACTTGGCTTGCTGAATATTCCACATGCTTCCTTTCAAAGGTTTTCTCTAAAGTTGAAAGgaacttttttttaaagtaaaatgtTAATTTAAAATAACTGGCACGTCACTTCATGAAAGACAATCAAACCAAACCACGCAGTACAGACAAGATAAAGTTGAACTACATCACCTGCTCAAATCTATACATATGATCTCAGTAGCACATACtaacacaacagagagagagagagaaatgagaaaggataatagacagagaaagagtAAAAGTgttatagagaatgatagaggtaAGATGGAGAGAGTGAAAAAAGGAagtgtagaggagagtagagagtgtATCTTACCTCTTAGGGTTTGTGTATGTGTCACTCCCAGGCTCCATCAGGGCTTCTCTTATAGCTGAGGGCAGTTGACTCATCTCTTACTCACCCTCACCTCGCCTGCATCCCCCTTACTCAAAcctctcccccccacacacctctACCCAAGAGTCCCCTGGTAGGGTAGCAGGGGAGGAGACTACAGGTTCAAAacataacacacatacacacagatacgTTGTGTATTTTCAGATTGTGTGGTAATCTGTCAGAGGTTGTCACTGCCTCCCTgttctctgtctcatctctctgtgGATGGAACATTTACATGTTTGAAAAGTAGGGTGTTCCCTGGCCTACTAGCTCATAtccgtacttgtgtgtgtgtgtgtgtgtgtgtgtgtgtgtgtgtgtgtgtgtgtgtgtgtgtgtgtgtgtgtgtgtgtgtgtgtgtgtgtgtgtgtgtgtgactacaaTACGTGCGTGTCAGGGACCAGCCTAATGGTGACAATCTCATCGATGCATGTCTCATTGACTCGTACGGGAGAAACGGTTAATGTCATTACAGGGTAATTGAGTACTGCAACACCCAGAACACGGGGACAGGAGGGAGCAGATCAGTGTCTGATGACTGGACGGTCTGATTATAGCACCGCTGGAGGGACACTGTTATGGTGCCAGAACTCTGGTCATACAGCTCTGGTGGTCCCAGGGACACTATTACAGCAGCCCTGGTCACAGCCCTAATGACCACAGCCCTACTGGTCACAGCCTTTCTGGTCACAGCCCTACCAGTCCAGTCTGAGGAAACAGTCTAGAATCCCAATCTGAGAAAGTGGAGTGATCACACTGATATCATTTCACCAGAGATGCCAAAACGTACGCACAAATACATGCACGCAGGTATTTACGCACGCACATACGCACGGATGCACACAAGCACAATCAAACATTCTCTTCTCCACCCCTTATCAACATCATTACTTCCCATTCTTTTTCCTCTAATTGTTAAGGCTGTATATATTCTGGGAACACTTTTGTGAAATAGTTATATATTTGATGTTCAGGACAATTTTTTGTTTAGACACAGGTCTGTGTTTGGAACACaggaagtgaagagagagagagtaaaagagagttgagagagagcaagacagagagagaaagaaagagcaagatagagagaaagagtaaaAGAGAGTTGAATgagcgagagggtgagagagggaaagagtgggtttagagggagagagagtaaaagagagttGAGAGAGCGAGGGTGAAAGAGCGAGGATAACTTATCTCCATCATTTCCAGTTCTCtgttttctctgtgtctctcgggACACAGACGGGggtggggggaaggagggaggaggggttgcTTTCCATGCGTAAACAGGAATCACACAGGAATCTGGGTAGGAATATGTCCCCTGGCCTCACACACTTACTGTAACTCTACACACACCTAGGACACACGTCACACACATACCTCGGACACACGTCACACACATATCTCACACACATACTCATAAATGTTAATGGTCCAGAAAGTGGGAGTGAAAAACAGAAATTGCAATGTTATAATTTACAGGCCAAGTTCaaatgttttgtacataatgttgctgctactggctcctatgaccaaaaagagcttctggacatcagaacagcaattactcacctcgaactggacaaagatttttcagccacgctcaaggtcctaaacgatatcgtaaccgccatcgataagaaacaatactgtgctgccgtattcattgacctggccaaggctttcgactcctcatcggcagactcaatagccttggtttctcaaatgactgcctcgcctggttcaccaactacttctctgatagagttcaatgtgtcaaatcggatggcctgttgtccgggcctctggtagtctctatgggggtgccacagggttcaaatcttgggccaactcttttctctgtatacatcaatgatgtcgctcttgctgctggtgagtctctgatccacctctacgcaggcgacaccattctgtatacttctggcccttctttggacactgtgttaacaaccctccagacgagcttcaatgccatacaactctccttccgtggcctccaactgctcttaaatacaagtaaaactaaatgcatgctcttcaactgatcgctgcccacacctgcccgcccatccagcatcactactctggacggttctgacttagaatatgtggacaactacaaatacctagctgtctggttagactgtaagctcttcttccagactcacatcaaacatctccaatccaaagttaaatctagaattggcttcctatttcgcaaacaaagcatccttcactcatactgccaaacataccctcgtaaaactgactatcctaccgatcctcaactcggtgatgtcatttacaaaatagctccaatatcctactcaataaactggatggagtctatcacagtgccatccgttttgtcaccaaagccccatatactacccaccactgcgatctgtacgctctcgttggctggccctcgcttcatactcgtcgcctaacccactggctccaggtcatctacaagaccctgctaggtaaagaccccccttatctcagctcactggtcaccatagcagcacccacctgtagcacgcgctccagcaggtatatctctctggtcacccccaaagccaattcctcctttggccatctctccttccagttctctgctgccaatgactggaacaaactacaaaaatctctgaaactcgaaacacttatctccctcactagctttaagcaccagctgtcagagcagctcacagattactgcacctgtacatagcccatctataatttagcccaaacaactacctcttcccctactgtatttatttatttattttgctcctttgcaccccattttttctatttctactttgccctttcttccactacaaatctaccattccagtgttttacttgctatattgtatttactttgccaccatggccttttttgcctttacctcccttatctcacctcatttgctcacattgtatatagacttatttttctactgtattattgactgtaagtttgtttttctccatgtgtaactctgcgttgttgtatgtgtcgaactgctttgctttatcttggccaggtcg from the Salmo salar chromosome ssa17, Ssal_v3.1, whole genome shotgun sequence genome contains:
- the LOC123728141 gene encoding uncharacterized protein, with protein sequence MSQLPSAIREALMEPGSDTYTNPKRSTRAVLYINTKKPPGSRQKPAHILTQVHTFRHIRPFNQTTDMDCSMALLLSSLLALFSVGAGASLSLHVVRTKVKDLAQTMVIRINKLDISPNLIEGMDPFLPAAAVDQHIESLPSIMETMGFYQDLMLFLDWADLKQLVEDTSTMRGLLENWMISRCPGRQQKQTGEGRLSEALKDTTRKYGLSVGPVALNRLKGYLGRLLLNLDQLNYCY